In Rhododendron vialii isolate Sample 1 chromosome 9a, ASM3025357v1, the following are encoded in one genomic region:
- the LOC131299849 gene encoding U4/U6 small nuclear ribonucleoprotein Prp31 homolog, whose product MGIPTKAYCAVEEVKENATRKSQKVFVHVPSQIAADEVEEIGMQHGHIRELYPVTLLPTFLHSPLDLSIGVEHLLRNHVFNLLPNLNVAELFKAFAEDDVDLDNVNYDDSDTASKLLETQRYLDIMKKVEDALEKKGSDMSNSSDMVLQDYQLIVDCTALTVDIENEISIVHNFIRDNYRSKFPELQSLVYHPIDYARLVKKIGNETDLTLVDLNGLLPSATIMVVSIMASTTGGKRLPEQVLRNTIDACGRSLALDSSRKKVLYFLETRMGHIAPNLSAIVGSAVAAKIMVAAGGLSPLANLPSCTVPLLGAKKTNLAGFSTATTSQFRVGYIEETDIFQSTPPSLRMGACRLLAGKSMLAARIDSVRGHPTGNRGRALRDKIHKTIEMWQEPPPAKCPKPLLVPDCKPKKKRGGRRLRRMKQRYATTDMRKMANRIQFGVAEETYLGDGLGEVHGMLGQALRVSAAKSKLN is encoded by the exons ATGGGAATTCCAACTAAAGCTTACTGCGCTGTTGAAGAGGTTAAAGAG AATGCCACACGGAAAAGCCAGAAGGTCTTTGTGCACGTGCCTTCACAGATTGCGGCTGATGAAGTTGAGGAAATTGGCATGCAACATGG TCACATACGTGAACTTTACCCCGTTACACTATTACCTACGTTTTTACACTCGCCTCTTGATTTGTCAATAGGTGTTGAGCACTTGCTGAGGAAT CATGTATTTAACCTACTTCCGAATCTCAACGTGGCTGAACTATTTAAAGCTTTTGCCG AAGACGACGTTGATCTGGATAATGTTAATTACGATGATTCGGACACAGCCTCTAAATTGCTGGAAACACAGCGCTACCTCGATATCATGAAGAAAGTTGAAGATGCTCTTGAGAAAAAGGGATCTGATATGTCGAATAGCAGTGACATGGTTCTACAAGACTACCAGTTAATAGTTGACTGCACAGCTTTGACAGTTGACATTGAGAATGAGATTTCTATCGTCCATAATTTTATCCGAGACAACTACCGGTCGAAATTCCCTGAGCTTCAATCGCTTGTTTATCACCCTATCGATTATGCTCGACTAGTTAAAAAGATCGGCAATGAAACGGACCTGACCCTAGTCGACTTGAATGGTTTACTACCCTCCGCCACTATCATGGTGGTTTCCATCATGGCTTCAACCACCGGAGGTAAACGACTTCCGGAGCAAGTCCTTCGAAACACCATTGACGCGTGCGGCCGTTCTCTTGCTCTTGATTCGTCACGGAAAAAGGTGCTTTATTTTCTGGAGACTAGAATGGGACATATTGCACCGAATCTTTCTGCTATTGTGGGGAGCGCAGTTGCGGCCAAAATTATGGTGGCTGCTGGTGGTTTATCACCATTGGCTAACCTGCCTTCTTGCACTGTCCCGCTACTCGGTGCTAAGAAAACAAACTTGGCAGGTTTTTCTACCGCGACAACATCTCAGTTTCGTGTGGGCTatattgaagaaacagacatTTTTCAGAGTACACCCCCTTCTCTGAGGATGGGCGCCTGCCGGTTACTGGCTGGAAAATCAATGCTCGCGGCACGCATAGATTCCGTCAGGGGACATCCAACTGGTAATAGAGGGAGAGCCCTTCGCGATAAGAtccacaaaacaattgaaatgTGGCAAGAGCCACCACCAGCAAAGTGTCCTAAACCGCTTTTGGTTCCTGATTGTAAGCCCAAGAAGAAGAGGGGCGGCCGGCGGTTGAGGAGGATGAAGCAAAGGTATGCTACTACGGACATGAGGAAGATGGCAAATAGGATTCAGTTTGGAGTAGCGGAAGAAACTTATTTAGGTGATGGACTTGGAGAAGTACATGGTATGCTTGGTCAGGCGTTGCGTGTATCAGCTGCTAAGAGCAAGCTAAATTAG
- the LOC131300175 gene encoding serine/threonine-protein phosphatase PP1 isozyme 4: MDPAVVDNIIERLIEVRLAKPGKLVQLTESEIKQLCVASRDIFMQQPNLLELEAPIKICGDIHGQYSDLLRLFEYGGFPPLANYLFLGDYVDRGKQSLETICLLLAYKIKYPENFFLLRGNHECASINRIYGFFDECKRRFNVKIWKSFTDCFNFLPVAALVDDRILCMHGGLSPDLANLDQIRNLPRPTAVPDTGLLCDLLWSDPSRDVKGWGMNDRGVSYTFGPDKVSEFLAKHDLDLVCRAHQVVEDGYEFFAERQLVTVFSAPNYCGEFDNAGALMSVDENLMCSFQILKPAEKKSKFMMSTKM, translated from the exons ATGGACCCTGCAGTGGTTGACAACATAATCGAACGGCTAATTGAAGTCCGATTGGCGAAGCCGGGTAAACTCGTCCAGCTCACCGAGTCGGAGATCAAGCAGCTCTGCGTAGCTTCTCGTGACATCTTTATGCAACAGCCCAATCTCCTCGAACTCGAAGCTCCCATCAAAATTTGCG GTGACATTCATGGCCAATACAGTGATCTATTACGGCTATTTGAGTATGGGGGCTTTCCTCCTCTAGCCAATTATCTATTCCTAGGGGACTATGTAGATCGAGGGAAGCAGAGTTTGGAGACAATATGCCTCTTGCTGGCCTATAAGATCAAGTATCCTGAGAACTTTTTTCTTCTCAGAGGAAACCATGAATGTGCTTCTATCAACCGCATATATGGATTTTTCGATGAATGCAAGCGCCGGTTTAATGTGAAAATATGGAAGTCCTTCACTGATTGTTTTAATTTTCTTCCTGTTGCGGCTCTTGTTGATGACAGAATATTGTGCATGCATGGTGGTCTGTCCCCTGATCTTGCAAACTTGGATCAAATTAGAAACTTACCCCGTCCAACTGCTGTTCCGGACACTGGTTTACTATGTGATTTACTCTGGTCGGATCCCTCTAGAGATGTCAAGGGATGGGGGATGAATGATAGAGGAGTTTCATACACATTTGGCCCAGACAAGGTGTCAGAATTTTTGGCGAAGCATGATTTGGATCTTGTTTGTCGCGCTCATCAG GTTGTGGAGGACGGTTATGAATTCTTTGCTGAAAGGCAGCTTGTAACCGTATTCTCAGCCCCAAACTATTGTGGTGAATTCGACAATGCCGGTGCTCTGATGAGTGTTGATGAGAACTTGATGTGCTCCTTCCAAATTCTTAAGCCTGCAGAGAAGAAGTCTAAGTTTATGATGTCCACAAAAATGTGA